A genomic window from Betta splendens chromosome 24, fBetSpl5.4, whole genome shotgun sequence includes:
- the myct1a gene encoding myc target protein 1 homolog — MAENNTNILQEMLQTFDAVPLVVAFCVSVAVGLFLGALVYVMLTWMSRRKAGSASITRPPPRQPRPSSRSRPGFNRNSSYDRRSNNSLVSAAFSFHRQTSSPDHLDPLGHKSSFRASTFHPLLQCSQIAREAEEGSQTTLPRTPTLTTSTGSANSAVTPSRPESFWGNNGLRGLHATQTPPPAYESIIRAYQETCT, encoded by the exons ATGGCTGAGAACAACACAAATATCCTTCAGGAAATGCTTCAGACTTTTGATGCtg TCCCTCTGGTCGTAGCTTTCTGTGTGTCCGTGGCGGTGGGCCTGTTCTTGGGGGCCCTGGTCTACGTGATGCTGACCTGGATGTCCAGACGTAAGGCGGGCTCTGCCAGCATCACCCGTCCTCCGCCTCGTCAGCCACGCCCTTCTTCCCGCAGCCGCCCGGGATTCAACCGCAACAGCAGCTACGACCGGCGCAGCAACAACAGCTTGGTCAGCGCCGCGTTCAGCTTCCACCGGCAGACCTCCTCCCCGGACCACCTCGACCCCCTGGGCCACAAATCCAGCTTCAGAGCCTCGACTttccaccctctcctccagtGCAGCCAGATTGCCagagaggcggaggaggggagTCAGACCACGCTACCTCGCACGCCCACTCTGACCACGTCGACCGGATCAGCGAATTCAGCCGTGACCCCATCCAGACCCGAGTCCTTCTGGGGGAACAACGGCCTGAGGGGCCTCCATGCTACACAGACCCCACCTCCAGCTTATGAAAGCATTATTAGAGCTTATCAGGAAACGTGCACCTga
- the serac1 gene encoding protein SERAC1: MSAAALRLIRCRRLSTAGPPGLRKALQWRTWKKLAKVTGAVVLGGCLFITYEVVALDKAVTIDTSVILQEKYKSYIYLRATPSDEMENFTTGMTYKARKELHKAARRFMEMSSRVLLGSLNEHFSHVDADPHEVALWVLLKRTQSTDKAVRLQATQELADNHHWHDYQYQTAAQVIDQRTAVGLARTPRVDLRFFLPPPPLPNLEEGLSAEDGLRNLLASLPLSEVDKCVQYFTSLALRESTQSMAAQRGGLWCFGGNGLPYAQSLTSVPSEKVESFCLQALVQHSKVQSHCDHIVVNGGLQLLQRVFQLRRDSLKIQGNIVRIIGNLALNESVHQDIAQSGWVSVLAEMMQSPHVMQASHAARALANLDREMVEEKYQDGIYILHPQTRDNQPIKADVLFIHGILGAAFKTWRQKDRNMLEEKEDESITEYTECWPKSWLAADCPNLRILSVEYDTHLSDWMAKCPAENQRKSLAFRSQELLKKLKLAGVGERPVIWVAHSMGGLLVKKMLLDASDNPDMQGLLKNTKGIMFYSVPHRGTSMAEYSVNVRYLLFPSIEVRELCKDSPALRNLNENFLKLANEKEFNVLSFAETVPTNIGSMIKILVVPTHSANLGIGELIEVDVDHLNICKPEKKDSFLYKRSLQFIQEALQSYISH; the protein is encoded by the exons ATGTCTGCCGCGGCGCTCCGTCTGATCCGCTGCCGGAGGCTGAGCACAGCGGGGCCGCCTGGGCTGAGGAAGGCGCTCCAGTGGAGGACGTGGA AAAAGCTTGCCAAGGTAACAGGGGCCGTGGTCCTGGG AGGCTGTCTTTTCATTACTTATGAGGTAGTGGCACTGGACAAAGCTGTGACCATTGATACAAGTGTAATCCTTCAAGAGAAGTACAAGTCCTACATTTATCTCAGAGCCACGCCCTCAGATGAAATGGAGAACTTTACTACAG GGATGACATACAAAGCAAGGAAAGAGCTTCATAAGGCAGCACGAAGGTTCATGGAAATGTCCTCTAGGGTTTTGCTGGGATCATTGAATG AACATTTTAGCCATGTGGATGCAGACCCACATGAGGTGGCCCTCTGGGTTCTGCTGAAGAGAACGCAGTCGACCGACAAAGCCGTGAGGCTACAGGCCACACAGGAGCTTGCAGACAATCACCACTGGCATG ACTACCAGTACCAGACAGCAGCTCAAGTTATTGACCAGAGGACAGCAGTGGGCCTGGCCCGAACTCCACGAGTAGATCTACGATTCTTCCTGCCTCCACCACCGTTACCTAATCTGGAAGAG GGTTTGTCGGCAGAAGACGGACTCAGGAACCTGCTggcatctctgcctctgtctgaggTAGACAAGTGTGTTCAGTACTTCACGTCATTGGCCCTCAGAGAGAGCACTCAGTCCATGGCAGCACAACGG GGCGGTCTGTGGTGCTTTGGTGGCAATGGGCTCCCCTATGCACAAAGCCTCACTTCTGTTCCTTCAGAGAAGGTGGAGTCTTTCTGTCTACAGGCACTGGTTCAGCATTCAAAG GTTCAGAGCCACTGTGACCACATTGTTGTAAATGggggtctgcagctgctccagagaGTCTTTCAGCTTCGTAGAGACTCTCTTAAGATTCAGGGGAACATTGTTCGTATAATAGGAAACTTGGCACTCAATGAGAGTGTTCACCAGGACATAGCACAGTCTG GTTGGGTATCAGTCCTGGCTGAGATGATGCAGTCTCCTCATGTCATGCAGGCGTCTCATGCGGCTCGTGCCTTGGCCAATCTCGACAGGGAAATGGTGGAAGAGAAATACCAGGATGGGATCTACATCCTCCACCCACAAACACGTGACAA CCAACCAATCAAAGCAGATGTGCTGTTCATCCATGGGATTCTAGGCGCAGCCTTTAAGACATGGAGGCAAAAGGACAGAAATATGTTAGAGGAAAAGGAGGACGAAAGCATTACGGAGTACACAGAGTGCTGGCCAAAA TCATGGTTGGCTGCCGATTGTCCAAATCTAAGGATATTGTCAGTCGAGTATGACACTCATCTCAGTGACTGGATGGCCAAATGTCCAGCTGAAAACCAGAG GAAGTCGTTGGCCTTTAGAAGTCAAGAGCTGCTGAAGAAGTTAAAACTAGCTGGTGTTGGAGAGAGGCCTGTGATCTGGGTGGCCCACAGTATGGGAG GATTGCTTGTTAAAAAAATGCTGCTTGATGCCTCGGATAACCCGGACATGCAGGGGCTGCTAAAGAACACCAAGGGCATCATGTTCTACAGTGTTCCTCATCGTGGCACTTCTATGGCTGAATACTCAGTCAATGTCAGATATCTCCTCTTTCCCTCAATAGAAGTCAGAGAACTTTGCAAAG ATTCACCAGCGCTGCGTAACCTGAATGAAAACTTCCTGAAATTGGCCAATGAAAAGGAATTCAATGTGCTGAGCTTTGCGGAGACGGTACCAACAAACATTGGTTCAATGATCAAAATATTGGTGGTACCGACACATTCAGCAA ATCTTGGCATTGGGGAGCTCATTGAGGTGGATGTAGATCATCTAAACATCTGCAAGCCAGAGAAGAAGGACTCCTTTTTGTACAAACGCAGCCTCCAGTTCATCCAGGAAGCACTGCAGAGCTACATCAGCCACTaa
- the gtf2h5 gene encoding general transcription factor IIH subunit 5 translates to MVNVHKGVLVECDPAMKQFLLYLDETMALGKKFVLKDLDDTHLFILAEVVHTLQERVGDLMDQNSFPITQK, encoded by the exons ATGGTCAACGTACATAAAGGTGTTCTTGTTGAATG TGATCCTGCAATGAAGCAGTTCCTTCTGTACCTGGACGAGACGATGGCCCTGGGAAAGAAGTTCGTCCTCAAGGACCTGGACGACACGCACCTTTTTATCCTGGCAGAGGTGGTTCACACACTCCAGGAAAGAGTCGGTGACCTGATGGACCAGAATTCATTCCCCATTACACAGAAATGA
- the dynlt1b gene encoding dynein light chain Tctex-type 1, giving the protein MDDFQTDEETGFVVEEVSKVIKESVEATIGKNTYQHSRVNHWSAGVVEQCLSQLSKMGKPFKYIVTCIIMQKNGAGLQTASACFWDNSTDGSCAVRWENNSMYCVVSVFGLSI; this is encoded by the exons ATGGACGATTTTCAGACAGATGAAGAG ACTGGGTTCGTCGTTGAAGAAGTGAGCAAAGTGATCAAAGAG TCAGTAGAAGCAACCATAGGAAAAAATACATATCAGCACAGCAGGGTGAACCACTGGAGCGCCGGTGTAGTGGAGCAGTGTCTTAGTCAACTCAGTAAGATGGGAAAGCCTTTCAAATATATTG TAACTTGTATAATCATGCAGAAGAACGGAGCAGGTTTGCAGACAGCCAGCGCGTGCTTCTGGGACAACTCTACGGATG GAAGCTGTGCAGTCCGATGGGAAAACAATTCCATGTATTgtgttgtcagtgtttttgGTCTTTCCATCTAA
- the tmem181 gene encoding transmembrane protein 181 isoform X1 → MDADYSSGLENPLYSELKYFCRKIQEAYNELKEDLTPYRDDRFYRLAPMRLYTLSKRHFVLVFVVFLICFGLTVFIGIAGPRIIAEQEVPVKNYSVMTGPFNLDSPPLTTYNQQLWLTFVMQVENSKMEDFQRTFEINVTLKGEMQDASVMSVNNRQQKRRTLHCRAKCDEIIVLHLGYLNYTRYKAEVSFKGLDLDFIGDQKFLWKTYNPTFSQVEIWFRFVFVVLTFMVTCMFAHSLRKFSMRDWGIEQKWMSVLLPLLLLYNDPFFPLSFLVNSWFPGTLDAFFQALFLCALLLFWLCVYHGIRVQGERKCMTFYLPKLIIVGLLWLSAVTLGIWQTVNELQDPTYQYKVDIANFQGMKVFFLIVVVVYILYLIFLIVRACSELKNMPYSDLRLKFLTALTFVVLIISMVILYLRFGAKALQDNFVAELSTHYQNSAEFLSFYGLLNFYLYTLAFVYSPSKNALYDSQLKDNPAFSMLNDSDDEVIYGSDYEDMPLQNGRAIKATAKYQDETDSD, encoded by the exons ATGGACGCGGACTACTCGTCCGGTTTGGAAAACCCTCTGTACAGCGAGCTGAAGTACTTCTGTAGGAAGATACAGGAGGCCTACAACGAGCTGAAGGAGGACCTGACACCTTATCGAGATGACCGATTTTACAG GCTAGCCCCCATGCGGCTCTACACCCTGTCGAAGAGGCATTTTGTCTTGGTTTTCGTGGTGTTCCTGATCTGCTTCGGCCTCACAGTCTTCATCGGCATCGCAG GTCCCAGGATAATTGCTGAGCAAGAGGTGCCTGTAAAGAATTACTCTGTTATG ACTGGGCCTTTTAACCTGGATTCTCCTCCCCTCACCACCTACAACCAGCAGCTATGGCTCACCTTTGTGATGCAGGTAGAAAACAGCAAAA TGGAAGACTTCCAGCGGACGTTCGAGATCAACGTTACGCTAAAGGGAGAAATGCAGGATGCCAGCGTAATGTCCGTCAACAACAGGCAACAAAAAAGGCGAACTCTTCATTGCAGGGCT AAATGCGATGAGATCATTGTGCTTCATCTGGGTTATCTGAACTACACACGGTACAAGGCTGAGGTCAGCTTTAAGGGCCTTGACCTTGATTTCATAGGTGATCAGAAGTTTTTG TGGAAAACGTACAATCCCACCTTCTCCCAGGTAGAAATCTGGTTTCGGTTCGTCTTCGTGGTGTTGACCTTCATGGTGACG TGTATGTTTGCACACTCCCTGAGGAAGTTCTCTATGAGGGACTGGGGCATAGAACAGAAATGGATGTCAGTCCTGCTCCCATTGCTGCTACTCTATAATG ATCCTTTCTTCCCACTGTCATTCCTGGTGAACAGCTGGTTTCCTGGGACATTGGATGCTTTCTTTCAGGCACTGTTCCTGTGTGCTCTGCTGCTATTCTGGCTCTGTGTTTATCATGGCATCAGGGTTCAG GGTGAAAGGAAGTGCATGACGTTCTACCTGCCAAAGCTGATCATTGTAGGTCTTCTGTGGCTCTCAGCGGTCACGTTGGGCATATGGCAAAC GGTCAACGAACTCCAGGACCCCACCTATCAGTATAAAGTGGATATTGCAAACTTTCAG GGCATGAAGGTCTTCTTTCTTATAGTAGTTGTTGTTTACATCCTCTATTTGATCTTCCTGATCGTCAGAGCTTGTTCTGAACTGAAGAACATGCCTTACTCAG ATCTCCGGCTGAAGTTTTTGACTGCTCTGACATTTGTGGTTCTCATTATAAG CATGGTCATTCTGTACCTGAGGTTTGGTGCTAAAGCACTTCAAGATAATTTTGTAGCTGAATTGTCCACCCATTACCAAAACT CAGCTGAATTTCTATCTTTCTATGGCTTACTCAACTTTTACTTGTACACGTTAGCATTTGTGTATTCCCCCTCTAAAAATGCTCTTTATG ACTCCCAGTTAAAGGATAATCCTGCTTTCTCCATGCTAAATGACTCAGATGATGAAGTGATTTATGG GAGCGATTACGAAGACATGCCTTTACAAAACGGACGTGCTATCAAAGCAACTGCTAAGTACCAGGATGAGACAGACAGTGACTGA
- the tmem181 gene encoding transmembrane protein 181 isoform X2, which translates to MELLAPMRLYTLSKRHFVLVFVVFLICFGLTVFIGIAGPRIIAEQEVPVKNYSVMTGPFNLDSPPLTTYNQQLWLTFVMQVENSKMEDFQRTFEINVTLKGEMQDASVMSVNNRQQKRRTLHCRAKCDEIIVLHLGYLNYTRYKAEVSFKGLDLDFIGDQKFLWKTYNPTFSQVEIWFRFVFVVLTFMVTCMFAHSLRKFSMRDWGIEQKWMSVLLPLLLLYNDPFFPLSFLVNSWFPGTLDAFFQALFLCALLLFWLCVYHGIRVQGERKCMTFYLPKLIIVGLLWLSAVTLGIWQTVNELQDPTYQYKVDIANFQGMKVFFLIVVVVYILYLIFLIVRACSELKNMPYSDLRLKFLTALTFVVLIISMVILYLRFGAKALQDNFVAELSTHYQNSAEFLSFYGLLNFYLYTLAFVYSPSKNALYDSQLKDNPAFSMLNDSDDEVIYGSDYEDMPLQNGRAIKATAKYQDETDSD; encoded by the exons ATGGAGCT GCTAGCCCCCATGCGGCTCTACACCCTGTCGAAGAGGCATTTTGTCTTGGTTTTCGTGGTGTTCCTGATCTGCTTCGGCCTCACAGTCTTCATCGGCATCGCAG GTCCCAGGATAATTGCTGAGCAAGAGGTGCCTGTAAAGAATTACTCTGTTATG ACTGGGCCTTTTAACCTGGATTCTCCTCCCCTCACCACCTACAACCAGCAGCTATGGCTCACCTTTGTGATGCAGGTAGAAAACAGCAAAA TGGAAGACTTCCAGCGGACGTTCGAGATCAACGTTACGCTAAAGGGAGAAATGCAGGATGCCAGCGTAATGTCCGTCAACAACAGGCAACAAAAAAGGCGAACTCTTCATTGCAGGGCT AAATGCGATGAGATCATTGTGCTTCATCTGGGTTATCTGAACTACACACGGTACAAGGCTGAGGTCAGCTTTAAGGGCCTTGACCTTGATTTCATAGGTGATCAGAAGTTTTTG TGGAAAACGTACAATCCCACCTTCTCCCAGGTAGAAATCTGGTTTCGGTTCGTCTTCGTGGTGTTGACCTTCATGGTGACG TGTATGTTTGCACACTCCCTGAGGAAGTTCTCTATGAGGGACTGGGGCATAGAACAGAAATGGATGTCAGTCCTGCTCCCATTGCTGCTACTCTATAATG ATCCTTTCTTCCCACTGTCATTCCTGGTGAACAGCTGGTTTCCTGGGACATTGGATGCTTTCTTTCAGGCACTGTTCCTGTGTGCTCTGCTGCTATTCTGGCTCTGTGTTTATCATGGCATCAGGGTTCAG GGTGAAAGGAAGTGCATGACGTTCTACCTGCCAAAGCTGATCATTGTAGGTCTTCTGTGGCTCTCAGCGGTCACGTTGGGCATATGGCAAAC GGTCAACGAACTCCAGGACCCCACCTATCAGTATAAAGTGGATATTGCAAACTTTCAG GGCATGAAGGTCTTCTTTCTTATAGTAGTTGTTGTTTACATCCTCTATTTGATCTTCCTGATCGTCAGAGCTTGTTCTGAACTGAAGAACATGCCTTACTCAG ATCTCCGGCTGAAGTTTTTGACTGCTCTGACATTTGTGGTTCTCATTATAAG CATGGTCATTCTGTACCTGAGGTTTGGTGCTAAAGCACTTCAAGATAATTTTGTAGCTGAATTGTCCACCCATTACCAAAACT CAGCTGAATTTCTATCTTTCTATGGCTTACTCAACTTTTACTTGTACACGTTAGCATTTGTGTATTCCCCCTCTAAAAATGCTCTTTATG ACTCCCAGTTAAAGGATAATCCTGCTTTCTCCATGCTAAATGACTCAGATGATGAAGTGATTTATGG GAGCGATTACGAAGACATGCCTTTACAAAACGGACGTGCTATCAAAGCAACTGCTAAGTACCAGGATGAGACAGACAGTGACTGA